In Spiroplasma litorale, a single genomic region encodes these proteins:
- a CDS encoding GMP reductase, translated as MYVIDYEDVQLIPNFCKVKSRSECDTSVKLGKFTFKLPVVPANMASVINEELAEKLAIENYFYVMHRFNVDAVKFVKKMKEKKLITSISVGVKENDFKLIDELVEKNLIPDFITIDIAHGHSLQVKNMIIHIKEKTKGQSFIIAGNVATPQAVRDLEYWGADATKVGVGPGKVCITKLKTGFGTGGWQLGAIKWCSKAAQKPIIADGGLRVNGDIAKSIRFGAKMCMIGSLFAAHEESPGKTVEVDGVLYKEYYGSASEYNKGEKRYVEGKKELIKIRGKIMSTYKEMCEDLQSSISYAGGTKLEDIKNVDYVVLKTGNFS; from the coding sequence ATGTATGTAATAGATTATGAAGATGTTCAGTTAATTCCGAACTTTTGTAAAGTAAAATCTAGGAGTGAATGTGACACTAGTGTAAAACTTGGTAAATTTACATTTAAATTACCAGTTGTGCCAGCTAATATGGCTTCTGTAATTAACGAAGAACTTGCTGAAAAATTAGCAATTGAGAATTACTTTTATGTAATGCATAGATTTAATGTAGATGCTGTAAAGTTTGTAAAGAAAATGAAAGAAAAAAAACTAATTACTTCAATTAGTGTTGGTGTTAAGGAAAATGATTTCAAATTAATCGATGAATTAGTTGAAAAAAATTTAATACCAGATTTTATTACAATCGATATAGCTCACGGTCATTCATTGCAAGTAAAAAATATGATCATTCATATAAAAGAAAAAACCAAAGGTCAATCTTTTATTATTGCAGGTAATGTTGCAACTCCACAAGCAGTTAGAGACCTTGAATATTGAGGAGCTGACGCAACTAAAGTTGGAGTAGGTCCTGGTAAAGTTTGTATCACAAAACTTAAAACTGGTTTCGGAACTGGAGGATGACAACTAGGTGCCATAAAATGGTGTAGCAAAGCTGCACAAAAACCAATTATTGCAGATGGTGGTCTTAGAGTTAATGGTGACATTGCCAAATCAATTAGATTTGGCGCAAAGATGTGTATGATTGGAAGTCTTTTTGCAGCACATGAGGAATCACCTGGAAAAACAGTTGAAGTTGATGGTGTCTTATATAAAGAATATTATGGTAGTGCTAGTGAATACAATAAGGGTGAAAAAAGATATGTTGAGGGCAAAAAAGAACTAATTAAAATTAGAGGAAAAATTATGAGTACTTACAAAGAAATGTGTGAAGACTTGCAATCTTCAATTTCTTATGCAGGCGGAACAAAGCTTGAAGATATTAAAAACGTCGATTATGTAGTTTTAAAAACAGGAAACTTTAGTTAG
- a CDS encoding FMN-dependent NADH-azoreductase, which produces MKNKVLVIYGTVSPKDKSYSIELTNRFIEEYKKVNKEDEFIYLDLNNEEMAKKTLSRENFQIYFNDEDAIKYIEQLKSVDKVIISSPMNNFNVSGLIKNYLDHVLLADHSFSYKYAKKDGSVGLLNHLKVQILTTQGAPLGWYPFGNHTEFLKGTWEFVGAKVNEPILLAGTKTEPISKMDAKSAIDTIIDKISEISKNF; this is translated from the coding sequence ATGAAAAATAAGGTATTAGTTATATATGGAACAGTAAGTCCAAAAGATAAATCTTATTCAATTGAATTAACAAACAGATTCATTGAAGAATATAAAAAAGTAAATAAAGAAGATGAATTTATATACTTAGACTTAAATAATGAAGAAATGGCAAAAAAAACTCTTTCAAGAGAAAATTTTCAAATTTATTTCAATGACGAGGATGCAATAAAATATATCGAACAATTAAAATCAGTAGATAAAGTTATTATATCTAGTCCAATGAATAATTTTAATGTTAGTGGTTTAATTAAAAACTATTTAGATCATGTATTATTAGCAGATCATTCATTTTCATACAAATACGCTAAAAAAGACGGTTCAGTTGGATTATTAAACCACTTAAAAGTTCAAATATTAACAACTCAAGGGGCACCATTAGGTTGATACCCTTTTGGTAATCATACAGAATTTTTAAAAGGAACATGAGAATTTGTAGGCGCAAAAGTAAATGAGCCGATATTACTTGCAGGAACAAAAACTGAACCCATTTCAAAAATGGATGCTAAAAGCGCTATTGATACAATAATAGATAAAATATCTGAAATATCTAAAAATTTTTAA
- the udk gene encoding uridine kinase has protein sequence MKKVTIITIAGGSASGKTTFAQTLSDKIFKKHSVTHFSMDNYYKDFSDLKLEEREKLNFDHPKSLDIELICKHLDDLLKFKPIKVPLYDFKNHCQSGEYKIIEPSEVVILDGILALQIDEIRKKSDIKIFIRTDDDIRFIRRLQRDVNERGRTLDNVINHYLSTVRPMYKFFVEPSIEHADIIVPYYEGNVIAMDLVAAKINLLLSNK, from the coding sequence GTGAAAAAGGTAACAATTATTACTATAGCAGGTGGAAGTGCAAGTGGTAAAACTACATTTGCTCAAACTTTATCAGATAAAATTTTTAAAAAACACTCAGTGACTCATTTTTCTATGGATAATTATTATAAAGATTTTAGCGACTTAAAATTAGAAGAAAGAGAAAAACTTAATTTTGATCACCCTAAATCTCTTGATATTGAATTAATATGTAAACATCTTGATGATTTGTTAAAATTTAAACCAATCAAAGTTCCTTTATATGATTTTAAAAATCATTGTCAATCTGGTGAATATAAAATTATAGAACCATCAGAAGTTGTTATATTAGATGGTATATTAGCATTACAAATTGATGAAATTAGAAAAAAAAGTGATATCAAAATATTTATAAGAACTGATGATGATATTCGTTTTATTAGAAGGTTACAAAGGGACGTGAATGAAAGGGGAAGAACATTAGATAACGTAATAAATCATTATTTATCAACTGTTAGACCTATGTATAAATTTTTTGTTGAACCTTCAATTGAGCATGCTGATATAATCGTTCCTTACTATGAGGGTAATGTAATTGCAATGGACTTGGTTGCAGCTAAAATTAACTTACTGTTATCAAATAAATAA
- the parE gene encoding DNA topoisomerase IV subunit B: protein MANENKLNYNEESIQVLEGLDAVRKRPGMYIGSTDSKGLHHLVWEIVDNSIDESLAGACNEINVSIEKDGSITVKDNGRGVPIGSYRGTNKSTPEIIFSVLHAGGKFGGEGYKTSGGLHGVGSSVVNALSSKFKVTIYRDNKISTIRFANGGKLTQPLKETGSTKQTGTMVNFLPDETIFSTTKFSFSTISERLKESALLNSGLKITLKDNRSDKYIEYKYENGLIEFVHELRGSQKALTSPIIIKGNNQSIDVEIAMLYTNEFSETVLGFANNVKTSEGGTHVVGFKSGLVKALNDYGKNQGILKERDKKLDASDIKEGLIAVVTVKIPENLIQYEGQTKGKLGTAEAKVVCEKITETSINFWLQENKTLAISLIEKALLARRAKEEARKARQAVRDQKNKSKSRNMLGKLTPAQGKEKELNELFLVEGDSAGGSAKSGRDRKFQAILPLKGKVINAEKSKLVDLLKNEEIVTIMNAIGAGVGSDFDVNDINYGKIIIMTDADTDGAHIQTLLLTFFYRYMKDLIINKKIYIALPPLFKITGSNKKDFKYLWTEDELALYMKKSKSKFEIQRYKGLGEMNASQLWETTMDPEKRKLILVKIDDGLAAENSFRTLMGDNSDKRKEWIEENVKFTLEENVDFI, encoded by the coding sequence ATGGCAAATGAAAATAAATTAAATTATAACGAAGAAAGTATTCAGGTTCTTGAAGGTTTAGATGCAGTACGTAAAAGACCTGGTATGTATATTGGTTCAACAGACTCAAAAGGTTTGCATCATTTGGTTTGAGAAATAGTTGATAATTCAATTGATGAATCATTAGCGGGTGCGTGTAATGAAATTAATGTTTCAATTGAAAAAGATGGTTCAATAACAGTAAAAGATAATGGTAGAGGAGTTCCTATTGGTAGTTACAGAGGAACTAATAAATCTACACCTGAAATAATCTTTTCAGTTTTGCATGCTGGAGGTAAGTTTGGTGGAGAAGGATATAAAACATCAGGAGGACTTCATGGTGTTGGATCTTCTGTTGTTAATGCTTTGTCTAGTAAATTTAAAGTTACTATTTATAGAGATAATAAAATATCTACTATAAGGTTTGCTAATGGTGGTAAATTAACACAACCATTAAAAGAAACAGGTTCTACAAAACAAACAGGTACAATGGTAAATTTTTTACCAGATGAAACTATTTTTTCAACTACTAAATTTTCTTTTTCAACAATCTCAGAAAGGTTAAAAGAATCAGCTTTATTAAATTCAGGACTTAAAATCACATTAAAAGATAATAGAAGTGATAAGTATATTGAGTACAAATATGAAAATGGTTTAATAGAGTTTGTTCATGAGTTAAGAGGTAGTCAAAAAGCTTTAACCTCTCCAATAATTATAAAAGGTAATAATCAAAGTATTGATGTTGAAATAGCAATGCTTTATACAAATGAATTTTCAGAAACAGTACTAGGGTTTGCAAATAATGTTAAGACTAGCGAAGGTGGAACTCATGTAGTTGGATTTAAGTCTGGTTTAGTTAAAGCACTTAATGATTATGGTAAAAACCAAGGAATTTTAAAAGAAAGAGATAAAAAACTTGACGCATCAGATATAAAAGAAGGTTTAATTGCAGTGGTAACTGTTAAAATACCTGAAAACTTAATTCAGTATGAAGGTCAAACAAAAGGTAAATTAGGAACTGCAGAAGCAAAAGTGGTTTGTGAAAAGATAACTGAAACTAGTATTAATTTTTGATTACAAGAAAATAAAACTTTAGCGATTTCTTTAATTGAAAAAGCTCTTTTAGCAAGAAGAGCAAAAGAAGAAGCTAGAAAAGCGAGACAAGCAGTTAGAGATCAAAAAAACAAATCAAAATCAAGAAATATGCTTGGTAAATTAACACCAGCTCAAGGTAAAGAAAAAGAGTTAAATGAATTATTTTTAGTTGAAGGTGATTCGGCTGGAGGAAGTGCAAAATCAGGAAGAGATAGAAAATTTCAAGCTATTTTGCCTCTTAAAGGTAAGGTAATAAATGCAGAAAAATCTAAACTTGTAGATTTATTAAAAAACGAAGAAATAGTTACTATAATGAATGCTATTGGAGCAGGTGTGGGTAGTGACTTTGATGTAAATGATATAAATTATGGTAAAATTATAATAATGACTGATGCAGATACAGATGGAGCCCATATCCAAACTTTATTGTTAACATTCTTTTATAGATATATGAAAGATTTGATTATAAACAAAAAAATCTACATTGCATTACCTCCGTTATTTAAGATAACTGGATCTAATAAAAAAGATTTCAAATACTTATGAACTGAAGATGAATTAGCTTTATATATGAAAAAAAGCAAATCAAAATTTGAAATTCAAAGATATAAAGGGTTGGGTGAGATGAATGCCTCTCAATTATGGGAAACAACAATGGACCCCGAGAAAAGAAAGTTAATTTTAGTAAAAATAGACGATGGACTGGCTGCTGAAAACTCCTTTAGAACATTAATGGGAGATAATTCAGACAAAAGAAAAGAATGAATTGAAGAAAATGTCAAATTCACTCTTGAAGAAAACGTTGACTTTATTTAA
- the parC gene encoding DNA topoisomerase IV subunit A, which produces MSDNNKNGIIDYSLEDLMSERFGRYAKYIIQERALPDVRDGLKPVQRRILYTMNEINLTHDKAYKKSARIVGDVIGKYHPHGDTSVYEALVRMSQSWKLNMPLVDMQGNNGSIDGDSAAAMRYTESRLSKITSVLLEDLQKNTVLFAPNYDDSEKEPTVLPGYFPNILINGSTGIAAGYATNMPPHNLGEIIDATIQLIKKPKSTLKEICKIVQGPDFPTGGIAMGSEGIENAFDTGKGRLIIQSKIRKEEDKIVIEEIPYEIIKQDLVKKIGDVVESNPQLDVKDVRDETDRTGLRIVIELNPGADYEFIRKFLLKNTSLQVSYNYNNVVIVDKQPKQLGIIEIIKAYISHYKNVFLKRTKFDLDKSEKRLEIIDGLIKAISILDEVIKIIRNSSNRSDAILNLINRFKFTENQAIAIVDLRLYRLTSTDIVKLNEEKDFLIGLVEKLKSIINNPSVLDNEIISKLSEFKKEFSIPRRTKIVSEIENIDVEIKKTIVEKDFTIWVSQDGYLKAIDDSHLGKYSLSDFKRKPNDIWIAQFPASSLDYILMVSSAGTYFSIPVYKINPSKWKEIGMHLNEVATISGNEKILAAFVVKKFNGAKQEILLASKKGMIKRTPIEDLETKMFSKAFRIMKLQDGDELVSASLVTSKTKVVTMLTKNGFSVRYDISEIPSAGQNAKGVKSTVVKDDDIIAGKAFEEKGDILILTNKGNVKKVKQSLVPLMSRPKKGVRLYPWNKKRDEFATFLYNVQDKDVLNILDEEDNLVQLNIKSFKYADLEDVPEDLDMTSIITTTLEKSFIVKNGDVPIPPKSGDDEGETNKEAIIKKPKSIPTPKPKLVKTNNTNDKLNDESDDELKTEELKIDIDDLV; this is translated from the coding sequence ATGTCAGATAATAATAAAAATGGTATTATTGATTATTCGCTTGAAGATTTAATGAGTGAAAGATTTGGTAGATATGCTAAGTACATAATACAAGAAAGAGCTTTGCCAGATGTCAGAGATGGATTGAAACCTGTTCAAAGACGTATATTATATACAATGAATGAAATTAATCTTACTCATGATAAAGCTTATAAAAAATCTGCACGTATCGTTGGTGATGTAATTGGTAAATACCATCCACATGGTGACACTTCTGTTTATGAAGCGCTTGTAAGGATGTCTCAAAGTTGAAAACTTAATATGCCATTAGTTGATATGCAAGGTAACAATGGTTCAATTGATGGAGATAGCGCAGCCGCTATGCGTTATACTGAGTCAAGACTATCAAAAATCACCAGTGTGCTACTTGAAGATCTTCAAAAGAATACTGTTTTATTTGCACCTAATTATGATGATTCAGAAAAAGAACCAACAGTTTTACCCGGTTATTTTCCAAATATTTTAATAAATGGTTCAACTGGTATTGCTGCAGGATACGCAACTAATATGCCACCACACAATCTTGGTGAAATAATTGATGCAACTATACAATTAATTAAAAAACCAAAATCAACATTGAAAGAAATTTGTAAAATTGTACAAGGTCCAGATTTTCCAACTGGTGGTATTGCAATGGGGTCTGAAGGTATTGAAAATGCTTTTGATACTGGTAAGGGAAGATTGATAATACAATCAAAGATTAGAAAAGAAGAAGACAAAATAGTTATCGAAGAAATCCCTTATGAAATTATTAAACAGGATTTAGTCAAAAAAATTGGTGATGTTGTTGAATCTAATCCACAATTAGATGTTAAAGATGTTAGAGATGAAACTGATAGAACTGGTTTAAGAATTGTTATTGAGTTAAACCCTGGTGCTGATTATGAATTCATACGTAAGTTTTTATTAAAAAATACGTCTTTGCAGGTTTCTTACAACTATAACAATGTAGTAATTGTTGATAAACAACCAAAACAACTTGGGATTATAGAAATTATTAAAGCTTACATTTCTCACTATAAAAATGTATTCTTGAAAAGAACAAAATTTGACTTAGATAAGTCAGAAAAAAGACTTGAAATAATTGATGGCTTAATAAAAGCGATTTCAATACTGGATGAAGTTATTAAAATAATTAGAAATTCTTCAAATCGTAGTGATGCAATCTTAAATTTAATTAATAGATTTAAATTTACTGAAAATCAAGCAATAGCAATAGTTGATTTAAGATTATATAGATTAACTTCAACTGATATAGTTAAGTTGAATGAAGAAAAAGACTTTTTGATAGGATTAGTAGAAAAATTAAAATCAATTATAAATAATCCTAGTGTTTTAGATAATGAGATAATAAGTAAATTATCTGAATTTAAAAAAGAATTTAGCATTCCTAGAAGAACAAAAATAGTAAGTGAAATTGAAAATATAGATGTTGAAATTAAAAAAACAATTGTTGAAAAAGATTTTACAATTTGAGTTTCACAAGATGGGTATTTAAAAGCAATTGACGACTCTCACTTAGGTAAGTATTCGTTATCTGACTTTAAAAGAAAACCAAATGATATTTGAATTGCGCAATTTCCAGCTTCGAGTTTAGATTACATATTAATGGTTTCTAGTGCAGGGACATATTTCTCAATTCCAGTATATAAAATAAATCCTAGTAAATGAAAAGAAATCGGTATGCATTTAAATGAAGTTGCTACAATTTCAGGGAATGAAAAAATTTTAGCAGCATTTGTAGTTAAAAAATTTAATGGTGCTAAACAAGAAATATTATTAGCATCAAAAAAAGGTATGATAAAAAGAACACCAATTGAAGACTTGGAAACTAAAATGTTCTCTAAAGCGTTTAGAATTATGAAACTTCAGGATGGAGATGAGTTAGTATCAGCTTCATTAGTTACTTCAAAAACTAAGGTTGTAACAATGCTAACTAAAAATGGTTTTTCTGTAAGATATGATATTTCTGAAATACCAAGCGCTGGGCAAAATGCAAAAGGGGTAAAATCAACAGTTGTTAAAGATGATGATATAATTGCTGGTAAAGCATTCGAAGAAAAAGGAGACATATTAATACTTACAAATAAAGGTAATGTTAAAAAAGTAAAACAATCACTTGTACCTTTAATGAGTAGACCTAAAAAAGGGGTAAGATTATATCCTTGAAACAAAAAAAGAGATGAGTTTGCAACTTTCTTGTATAATGTTCAAGATAAAGATGTGCTTAACATTTTAGATGAAGAAGATAATCTTGTACAATTAAATATTAAGTCATTTAAGTATGCTGATCTTGAAGATGTACCCGAAGATCTAGACATGACAAGTATTATTACAACCACTTTAGAAAAATCGTTTATTGTTAAAAATGGTGATGTTCCAATTCCTCCTAAATCAGGAGATGATGAAGGCGAAACTAACAAAGAGGCGATCATTAAAAAACCTAAAAGTATCCCAACCCCAAAACCAAAACTAGTAAAAACCAATAATACCAATGATAAATTAAATGACGAAAGTGATGATGAACTAAAAACTGAAGAGTTGAAAATAGATATTGATGATCTTGTTTAA
- a CDS encoding cytidylate kinase family protein: MIIQIIGQPFSGKTSLAKYIARKLNIKYYSAENIYYNEYRNVTNDYADIINNNVDFVIDGSISWFLKSAFFNRDLLIWIDLDDYERIERINNLEMQIEWLKNQNYNNYWKYNEEYFELSKNINEKEKILKLLYMEFEIAKSKKIIIDGKTSIKEQFMLVLKLILENNKKNYLKGNVDLFKVYDIEFHKKLKKLHLITKESKKINEKQIKTINNQIIKYEKIISKDKYIDYKKKLISNFKNHKKKKNDKDIEIDTNEKLIRIKKVDKTINELSNFELLINQSKFIKNIINLIKKEK; this comes from the coding sequence ATGATAATACAAATTATAGGACAACCATTTTCGGGTAAGACTTCTTTAGCGAAATATATAGCAAGAAAATTAAATATAAAATACTATTCAGCTGAAAATATTTATTACAATGAGTATAGAAATGTTACAAATGATTATGCAGATATAATTAATAACAATGTTGATTTTGTAATTGATGGTTCAATTAGTTGATTTTTAAAAAGTGCTTTTTTTAATAGAGACTTACTTATTTGAATTGATTTGGATGATTATGAAAGAATTGAAAGAATTAATAATTTAGAAATGCAAATTGAATGACTCAAAAATCAAAACTATAATAATTATTGAAAATACAATGAAGAATATTTTGAGTTATCAAAAAATATTAATGAAAAAGAAAAAATTCTTAAGTTGTTATATATGGAATTTGAAATAGCTAAGTCAAAAAAAATTATTATTGATGGTAAAACTTCTATAAAAGAACAATTTATGCTTGTTCTGAAATTAATACTAGAAAATAATAAAAAGAATTATTTAAAAGGTAATGTTGATCTTTTCAAAGTCTATGATATCGAATTTCATAAAAAACTAAAAAAATTACATTTAATTACAAAAGAGTCAAAAAAAATAAATGAAAAACAAATAAAAACTATTAATAATCAAATTATTAAATATGAAAAAATTATATCTAAAGATAAATATATTGATTATAAAAAGAAATTAATAAGTAATTTTAAAAATCATAAAAAGAAAAAAAATGATAAAGATATTGAAATTGATACTAATGAAAAATTAATTAGAATTAAAAAAGTAGACAAAACAATTAATGAATTAAGTAATTTTGAATTATTAATTAATCAATCAAAGTTTATTAAAAACATAATTAATTTAATAAAAAAAGAAAAATAA
- a CDS encoding AAA family ATPase, translating into MKTFKGKIYKFIYFSETGYGVALFSFLDNPKKIIKIVGDIAHMKKDYIYEIEAEQFEDKIRKEINYKVNLIKNIKDFDDNETVIKYLSSPLFPTIGKKLAENIVNYFEKDIINNILKNKNDLLNIKNMTNVKAEIIYNTVLELKNNFIDIFITKKLKKEFLYKLTKDFNDNKIIEDILNNNFYNYAFENNLGPFEEVDKVALAFNADELGEVRISFLVYNIVKEILYQTKNTYTDIDTVKKKINLNLTYNEVFNKLLYAKKEKLLYFKDKKIYTKESYEDEVFISKKLIEIKNKNNLQNFEEAFIDEKIKLIEDEFSKSKKIDNFKFNKEQINSLKSFVHNNVLIITGGPGTGKTTLINAIVRLYEIIYNKNEDDYSILAPTGRAASRIKEDFDNLKTSTIHRLLKYSGNDFYEINKNNMLRKNMIVIDESSILGNHLFSNLLSGICDIEKLVLIGDINQLPSVDYGNLYEDLINSEFFKTEYLILNNRQSEENDIPILANQIWSNSNNIQFDNFKNITFYHNDNIDEVFDKIKYYYNKYSPLEIKDSINGIQVIAPMYKNMLGLENLNNYLQGFANLNPSIKLKKGSVVYKENDKVIFNENNIKLLLFNGDVGFIKKYVKNDEESKIYLDFYSRNIELPIEYLKNIDLNYACSIHKTQGSEYENVILILDNTNSYTSRFVDKRMLYTAITRAKKNLVIISDKNLLLKCANYLSPSRKTTLIECIKNN; encoded by the coding sequence ATGAAAACATTTAAAGGTAAAATATATAAATTTATATATTTCTCAGAAACTGGATATGGAGTAGCGTTATTTAGTTTTTTAGACAATCCTAAAAAGATTATAAAAATTGTTGGAGATATAGCTCATATGAAAAAAGATTACATATATGAGATTGAAGCTGAACAATTTGAAGATAAAATTAGAAAAGAAATAAATTATAAAGTTAATCTCATTAAAAATATAAAAGACTTTGATGATAATGAAACTGTAATTAAATATCTTAGTTCCCCACTATTTCCAACAATTGGAAAAAAACTTGCTGAAAACATTGTTAATTATTTTGAAAAAGATATTATAAATAATATATTAAAAAACAAAAATGATTTATTAAATATAAAAAACATGACTAATGTTAAAGCTGAAATAATTTATAATACTGTATTAGAATTAAAAAATAATTTTATAGATATATTTATAACAAAAAAATTAAAAAAAGAATTTTTATATAAACTTACAAAAGATTTTAATGATAACAAAATAATTGAAGATATTTTAAATAATAATTTTTATAATTATGCTTTTGAAAATAATTTAGGACCTTTTGAAGAAGTTGATAAAGTTGCTTTAGCATTTAATGCCGATGAATTAGGGGAAGTTAGAATATCTTTTTTAGTTTATAACATTGTAAAGGAAATTCTTTATCAAACAAAAAATACATATACAGATATAGATACAGTAAAGAAAAAAATTAACTTAAACTTAACATATAATGAAGTATTTAATAAATTATTATATGCTAAAAAAGAAAAATTATTATATTTTAAGGATAAAAAAATTTATACAAAAGAAAGTTATGAAGATGAAGTTTTTATATCAAAAAAACTAATTGAGATAAAAAATAAAAACAATTTACAAAATTTTGAAGAAGCTTTTATTGATGAAAAAATAAAATTAATTGAAGATGAATTTAGTAAATCAAAAAAAATTGATAATTTTAAATTTAATAAAGAGCAAATTAACTCTTTAAAAAGTTTTGTGCATAATAATGTATTGATAATAACAGGTGGACCTGGGACAGGTAAAACAACTTTAATAAATGCAATAGTTCGACTTTATGAAATTATATATAACAAAAATGAAGACGACTATTCTATCCTTGCTCCAACTGGAAGGGCAGCATCAAGAATTAAAGAAGACTTTGATAATTTAAAAACTTCAACAATACATAGACTTTTAAAATATTCAGGCAATGATTTTTATGAAATTAACAAAAACAATATGCTTAGAAAAAATATGATAGTTATTGATGAGTCTTCTATATTAGGTAATCATTTATTTTCAAATTTACTAAGTGGAATTTGTGATATTGAAAAATTAGTTTTAATTGGAGATATAAACCAATTACCAAGTGTTGACTATGGGAATCTATATGAAGACCTAATAAATAGCGAATTTTTTAAAACAGAATATTTAATTTTAAATAACAGACAGTCAGAAGAAAACGACATTCCAATTTTAGCAAATCAAATTTGATCAAATTCAAATAATATTCAATTTGATAATTTTAAAAATATTACTTTTTATCATAATGATAATATTGATGAAGTATTTGATAAAATCAAATACTATTATAATAAATATAGTCCATTAGAAATTAAGGACTCAATCAATGGGATACAAGTAATTGCTCCTATGTATAAAAATATGTTAGGATTAGAAAATCTAAATAATTATCTTCAGGGATTTGCTAACCTTAATCCAAGCATAAAACTAAAAAAAGGTAGTGTGGTCTACAAAGAAAATGATAAAGTAATTTTTAATGAAAATAATATTAAGTTATTACTATTTAATGGTGATGTAGGTTTTATTAAAAAATATGTTAAGAATGATGAAGAATCTAAAATTTATTTAGATTTCTATTCAAGGAACATTGAACTCCCAATAGAATATTTAAAAAACATTGATTTGAATTATGCTTGTTCAATACATAAAACGCAAGGTAGCGAATATGAAAATGTAATATTAATATTAGATAATACCAATTCATATACCAGTAGATTTGTAGATAAAAGAATGTTGTATACTGCAATTACCAGAGCGAAAAAAAATCTTGTCATTATATCGGATAAAAATTTATTATTAAAATGTGCAAATTATTTAAGTCCTTCAAGAAAAACTACATTAATTGAATGTATTAAAAATAATTAA